Proteins encoded together in one Flavobacteriales bacterium window:
- a CDS encoding adenosylhomocysteinase, producing MSTKTAEQLKYKVKDMALAEWGRKEIELAEAEMPGLMALRSRYGTEKPLKGARIAGCLHMTIQTAVLIETLKELGAEVSWSSCNIFSTQDHAAAAIAKAGIPVYAWKGMNNEEFDWCIEQTLFAFEGGQPLNMILDDGGDLTNMVLDKYPELVKGIKGLSEETTTGVLRLIERTKNGTLPMPAININDSVTKSKFDNKYGCKESAVDAIRRATDIMMAGKVAIVCGYGDVGKGTAASLRGAGARVIVTEIDPICALQAAMDGYEVKKLVPNVHRADIIITTTGNFNIVTEAAFRKMKDKAIVCNIGHFDNEIDMAWLNKAYGHTKVEIKPQVDKYTIDGKDVIILAEGRLVNLGCATGHPSFVMSNSFTNQTLAQIELWNNHGNYENKVYVLPKHLDEMVARLHLDKIGVELEELTDAQAKYIGVPKNGPFKSDAYRY from the coding sequence ATGAGCACCAAGACCGCCGAACAGTTGAAGTACAAAGTGAAGGACATGGCCCTCGCTGAGTGGGGTCGCAAGGAGATCGAACTGGCCGAGGCCGAGATGCCCGGCCTGATGGCCCTGCGCTCCCGGTACGGCACGGAGAAGCCCCTCAAGGGCGCCCGCATCGCCGGCTGCCTGCACATGACCATCCAGACCGCCGTGCTGATCGAGACCCTCAAGGAGCTCGGAGCCGAGGTGAGCTGGAGCAGCTGCAACATCTTCAGCACGCAGGACCACGCCGCCGCCGCCATCGCCAAGGCCGGCATCCCGGTGTATGCGTGGAAGGGCATGAACAATGAGGAGTTCGACTGGTGCATCGAGCAGACGCTCTTCGCCTTCGAGGGTGGCCAGCCGCTGAACATGATCCTCGATGATGGGGGCGACCTCACCAACATGGTGCTGGACAAGTACCCCGAGCTGGTGAAGGGCATCAAAGGCCTCAGCGAAGAGACCACCACCGGGGTGCTCCGCCTGATCGAGCGCACCAAGAACGGCACCCTGCCGATGCCCGCGATCAACATCAACGACAGCGTCACCAAGAGCAAGTTCGACAACAAGTACGGCTGCAAGGAGAGCGCCGTGGACGCCATCCGCCGCGCCACCGACATCATGATGGCCGGCAAGGTGGCCATCGTGTGCGGCTACGGCGATGTGGGCAAGGGCACCGCGGCCAGCCTGCGCGGCGCTGGTGCGCGCGTCATCGTCACGGAGATCGATCCGATCTGCGCCCTGCAGGCGGCCATGGACGGCTACGAGGTGAAGAAGCTGGTGCCGAACGTGCACCGCGCGGACATCATCATCACCACCACGGGCAACTTCAACATCGTCACCGAGGCCGCCTTCCGCAAGATGAAGGACAAGGCCATCGTGTGCAACATCGGCCACTTCGACAACGAGATCGACATGGCTTGGCTGAACAAGGCCTATGGCCACACCAAGGTGGAGATCAAGCCGCAGGTGGACAAGTACACGATCGACGGCAAGGACGTGATCATCCTGGCCGAGGGCCGCCTGGTGAACCTGGGCTGTGCCACGGGCCACCCCAGCTTCGTGATGAGCAACAGCTTCACCAACCAGACGCTGGCGCAGATCGAGCTGTGGAACAACCACGGCAACTACGAGAACAAGGTGTATGTGCTGCCCAAGCACCTCGACGAGATGGTGGCCAGGCTGCACTTGGACAAGATCGGCGTGGAGCTGGAGGAGCTCACCGACGCACAGGCCAAGTACATCGGCGTGCCGAAGAACGGTCCGTTCAAGAGCGACGCGTACCGCTACTGA